The Rhizoctonia solani chromosome 1, complete sequence sequence cgctggtggagttgggcgcttaaggccgtactactacaagcaacacgtacgtaatctaactaacaaggctatactactcccgcttaaggcggactactactacCTAACTagtgcaaaggggccttaggcctggaggtgtggtgagttaaggggtggtgagcgtctgagtactactgggggcctgctacttagctggctgactaatcctcctcaatgaatatgagacaaggtaaaatcaacttggggtctccaagcaattttcctgctgtatatagacaatactactaactacatgtggtctgtgcgtgtctgaatagaagcctacatgtgaaaagagaagcgtgctgcggactgcgcagaagcgtggatttctcctaagcgcccttggcacggcatctcggcgcggcatctcggcataaataagcgccgagatcacgtgattgaaaaacaagagatattaagtccgtaaaaaatactaaaaataatagaaaatttgggcgattctaatggtatatgttaggaggttatgacattgccccccccttaaaggctcttggcagagtcacaagcctttttcagtcgtgacttgttgaagcgttgaatttcttcttggctgtgttccaggagttcttctggttcccatgaattgtcttccggtccataacctttccattttatcaagtagaaccattttcctcgttgtcttttggagtcaatgatctgttctacctcatattcttcttcccctttgattgtttcTGGAGGGGGATGTTCTGGGAAGGGTTGACTGGGAGATTCGTGGACTTTGGATAAcagtcctacatagaacacgtcatggattttcacaGTTTCCGGAAGTTTTAGTCGGTACGCATGGCTGGAAATTTTTTCTAAGACTTCAAAAGGGCCTAGTCTCTTAGGGTccaatttgttggagttggttctaagctccacatTTTTcccatccagccagacttttttgccaattgCGTATTCTGGGGTTATTCCTTTGTTTCCTgccattctttcctttgtcaGTCTCAGGGCGGATTccgcttccttccattcttgaGCCAGGGTGTTGGCTACGTGGTCGGCTTCCGGAACATTCgctggtacgttggatgggcTCATGACAGGGTTCCTTCCATAGACAAGTTCAAAGGGGGTCTTTCCTGTGGCCAAGTGTCtagcgttgttgtacgcatattctgctAACGGTAGCCAGGTAGCCCAGTCTGAATGATCCGCCGCAACGTAGGACCtaaggtagaactcaataaattggttcaccctttctgtttgtccgtctgactccggatggtaggctgaggagaaggccGGTTTGAttccaaggcgttggtataatgctcttaggaatttccctgtgaacgttGTTCCGCGGTCTGAAACTGTTTTGACCGGTAGTCCGTGTAACTTCCAAAcgtgggtgatgaacaggtCGGCTAGACCCTTAGCCGTGACcttctttgtggttgggataaaatgaccaaacttggagaaggaatCGATTACCACTAGAATTGCATTGTACCCATCAGATTTGGGGAACCCCGTGATAAAGTTgtaggatattgtgtggaacGGGAAAGGGGGGACTTCCAATGGTTTTAGGGCAATGGCAGGGGCGTGAGCTTGtcgattggcttggcaggtaggacagcactctacccattccttggcggatgatttcattcctggccaccagtaattcCGGCTAAGGAGTTCTAACGTCctttgttgtcctgggtgaCCCGCCAATGgggagtcgtggaattccttAAGCAATTGTTCCTTGAGAGGCTCTGAGTCCGGGACTACTAATTTTCCGCGGTACCACAgaaggtcttcttcccagtcataatcccgATAAGCCTTTTGAATGGAAGGAGGTGCATCCTCCGCGTTTTCTGtaaggaactggatgattggTTCCAGGGATGGGTCTTCTCTGATTCTAGACcgtatttctgtgacaatttcaacctcctcttccaaggtgtttgcaaagacttctgcgggtagcatgacttctggttcagTGGGTAGGTCTACATAATCCAATCTTCTGGAGAGGgcgtctggctttcctgactgttttcctgggcaatagtggatttTGAAGTTAAAGTTGCtcaagaagatgcgccatcTAGCGTGTCTCCTATTGAATGTCcatgcctgcatccaatattccaagttccggTGGTCTGAAAAAAACCTGTACAGGCTTGTTGGtggcttccaagaagatcctccattcttccaatgccttgatgatagccaatagttccttgttgtgggtatcATAGTTGGCTTCAGCACCCgagaaggattttgacatatACGCGATTGGATGGAGCCGGTTATCCTCTCCTCTTTGGCTCAATatagctcccatggctacccctgatgcgtctgtttctaggtagtagggtagTTCTGGATTGGAGTGGATAAGAACCGGGGATTTGGTGACAAGGGCCTTTAATTCCTGGAATGCGTCTTCCTCCGTTtcaccccatgaccagggggtttcctttttggtgagattgTGTAGGGGGCGCGCAACCgtgctgaagttgggaataaAATGTctgaggtaattgacaaacccTAGAAAGGCCTGGGCCTGTTTGACTGTCTTGGGTTGAGGCCATGATGTGACCGCCTtgatcttcttttggtccatggAAAAACCGGtgggggatatgacaatgccaagataATCAAccgtggtgacgtggaagtggcacttggagagcttgcagaacagctgattCTTCATCAACCGGGAGAGGACTTCCCTTACGTGGTTAGGGTGGTCCTCCAGTTTCTCCAAGAAGATTAAGATGTCATCCAAATAGatcaccactgtgacgtcaatgaggtccctgaacaggttgttcatgaaatgttggaaggcggctggggcgttggtgaggccaaaaggcattaccaggtattcaaatagcccataTTTAGTCCTAaatgctgttttccattcatctccttccttgatcctgacattgttgtaaccccagcgtagaTCTAGCTTGGTGAACATCTTTGCATGCCTGAGCTTGGCCATCAAGTTGTCTTGCCTAGGGAGtgggtaaacgttcttgtGCAAGACGTCATTTAACTTCCTATAGTCAACTACCAATCTTAGTgaaccatctgccttctttacaaacatgactggagcGCCGGCGGATGAAGTGCTGGGGCAAAttttgcccgttgctaattccttgtcaatgtgttgttttaatgccttggattccgcatccgtcatgccgtatatgggACCAGGGGTCAGTTTGGcgtctgggacaaggtcaatggagatgtcatactccctatgtggagggaggaccttaaattcttctttgccaaatactttagcaaactcatggtactgagggggaaggtctgctaaaggatctgagtccgcttcttcctcagaggcaatttgaacttgttcagggaatgtgactagtccctgttgccaatcaatcagaggagcttctgctgtcataacccatatctggaggggttattaccatatatatccactgtcaaagatatatatagtatatatgatgcacagtgatatattaataatataagttgctgggggacgttgcactccccctgcccccctagccgcgggccaatgttaatgcccgcgggcaaggtctgaataatatattattatagaagagattatgtcatccccccccccccacctcaaatccgtagtagtttagtatagtatttgataaaggactggagggggggaggtcatgtgacctggacttagagaatatcactaagtccagccatgtcgaccataagtctcttatatgtaggaacctggaggttctgagtgcatatgtgcgagtatatgcgtgcttgcagtcatgttggtgtgcaacatgagtgtgttggaggcttgacaaggtcaggactcatgggaagaatggagtgggtcatgacattgcccccccttttgcaCATAGTTTAGGGGACATGAACTTGTGTCATTGTAAAAGATGTCTGGGTAGATATCTTATTAGGTGTCAAGTTCTCCTAGGTGTAATTGTGCAATGAGTTATTCTGAGGTCACCTGActtgttcttggtcatgtgatccttgttggaatgttgttttcttcctgtgggaaagttcccacactactgtctttgtAAGATAGCTTCTCAAGTCTTCTGGAAGTTCCTGGTTAGCAACATATTTcatggttgcttggttaCAGTATGGTGCCATTTTATTGATCAGAAAGGATTGGTATAGTAAGTCATTTCCCTCTGACTCAGTATCTTGGCCCCCATGGTATAAAGAAGAGGGCAGTGGGAGGTGGGATAAGTCATCAACATGTCTCAATGCCCAACTGCCAGCGCCACTCCCTCCACAGTCTTGGATTCCCAGCCTTCAGGGCTGTTGGATGCCACCCCCTATGTTTCCCAGATTGCATCTACTGTGTGGCAGAGTCAAGAGCTGCCTCTGTCACAGCTCACTCCCAGAGCTCTAAAAAGAAGGTTGGATCTGGactcccaagaagaaggagtaaGTGGTCTTGGTTTATAGTAAAAGGTTCTTTTACTAAAAGATAACTGTATAGTCACAGATATCTTGCAAGCTTCCCCCCTTGTCCAGGCGTTGGTTAGTCATGCCCAGCGACAGGGAAGGCTCAGAAGATGGAGGAAGCTCCATTGTCCCATCCATGGCTCCATTGGAGTCAAGGGACTCTATTGTTCCTGTAGCCcctgaaggggaagaggacattggggttcttcctcAAGAAGGAAGGCGCTTTTGCCGCAAGGGGAAGTGTTACCTCTTGACATATGCCTGTTATGTCAAGGGTGAGAATACAGTGCAAGCCTCTTGTCATGAGGTTGTCAAGGAGTAAGTGAACTGATTGGATATTGTATTCTTTTACTAATATCTCCTTTTTAGTCTAGTGGACCACCTGCTCACTCTAAGGAGTGGAGGGGGACCCCTTTTGGAAAGTGCCATGGGGGTTACAGAGTCCCATGACTTGAAAGAAGGACAGTGGCATCCTGACTGGCATTGCCATGtcattgtttgggccaggACTCTTATCTCCTCAGAGGGCCTGAACCTATGGAAGTATAAAGGAGTGCGCCCCCATGAGCGTCTTCTTTTGCTCAAGGACAGTAATGGGAGATTTGCTCCCTTATCTGCCTATGAGTACCTCAAGAAGGAGGCAAATGCCTGGGAGGCACGATATGGGACCCTTACAGAAGAGTTCCTATTGGGTCAATGCCCTGCAGGGTTGAAGGCCAAGACCAATGTAAGTTCCAAGATAAGGAGTGAAATTACTTGCTAAAAATCTTCCTTTCTCAGCGCAATGAGGACTTTGCCTATGCAATGGAGGCAGAGGATGCAGAGGGTTTCTTTGGTCGCTTAAAGGAGCGCCAACCTTGTGATATGGCCATGGGGTATAACAACCTCAAGGCCTTTACTGGTTACTTTTACAGGGATAGGGGCGCCCTTCCTCAGGGTGTATGTgagcccaaggcccttaagaagtGGGTCTCCTTCtgtcgtacgccaactgtaaggttgggtacatgctagtgggcgggcgcttgaggccatactactacacttgcttatgtaatctaactactaaaggctatactaacagcgcttaaggcgctctactactatctactgtcgacaagggggcctgaggcctgggaggtgtgatgagttaatcaaggggtgagtgcttcTGCTTctactgagggccggctacttagctggctgactaccttctctagtgagtaagagacgaggtaaaatcgacttggggtctccaagcgatttccctgctgtatatatagacaaaactgctaactacatgtggtctgtgcgtgtgtgaatagaagcctacatgtgaaaagagaagcgtgctgcgggctgcgcagaagcatggatttctcctaagcgcccttggcacggcatctcggcgcggcatctcggcataataagcgccgagatcacgtgatcgaaaaatgTAAGATATaaggttcggaaaaaatactaaaaataagagaaaaatcgtgcgaatccaatggtatagataaggaggttataacattgcctcccccttaaaggctcttggcggagtcacaagcctttctgagtctagcttgattgaagcgcttgatctcttcttgactgtgttccagtagttcctctggttcccaggaattgtcttctgggctgtatcccttccattttatcaaataAAACCATTTGCCTCGTTGCCGCTTGGAATCAATAATCTGTTCcacttcgtattcttcttctccttctattgtttcaggaggaggTCGTTCTGGAAATGGCTGGCTTGGCGACTTGTGGCTCTTTGATAgtagtcccacatagaacacattgtggatttttagGGTTTCCGGCAGTTCCAGacggtaggcgtggcttgAGATCTTTTCAATGACTTTGAAGGGTCCAAGTCGTTTGGGATCCAGTTTGTTCGAGTTGGTCCTGAGTTCTACATTCCTCCCATCCAGCCAAACCCTCTCGCCTATTGCATATTCTGGTACGGTTCCTAGGTTCCTGGTCATccgttccttgctcattcttaGGGCCGCCTCTGCTTCTTTCCACTCCCAGGCTAGGGTATCTGCTACGGCATCTGCTTTGGGGACGTTGGCTGGTACATTTGACGGGTTCATTAccgggtttcttccatagacCAGTTCAAATGGCGTTTTTCCGGTGGCAGCGtgcttggcattgttgtatgcatattcCGCTAGGGGGAGCCAAGTAGACCAATCTGAGTGATTGGCTGCCACATAcgatctgaggtagaactcgatGAATTGATTGACCCTCTCTGTCTGCCCGTCTGATTCCGGGTGATAGGCCGATGAGAAGGCTGGTTTTACCCCGAGTCGTTGGTATaatgcccttaggaattttcctgtgaatgTGGTCCCTTGGTCTGAAACTGTTTTGACCGGTAATCCGTGCAATTTCCAGACGTGGCTGATGAACAGATCTGCCAgacccttggctgtgaccttctttgaggttgggatgaagtgcccaaatttggaaaaggaatCAATTACTACCAGGATTGCGTCGTGTCCATTTGACTTTGGGAACCCTGTAACaaagtcataggagatggtgtgaaaCGGATATGGggggacttctaagggttttagAGCGATGACCGGGGCGTGGGCTCAACGGTTAGCCTGGCATgtggggcaacattctacccattccttggcggatgatttcatgcctggccaccagtagttacggcTTAGAAGTTCAAGGGTTCTCTGTTGTCCTGGGTGACCAGCTAAGGGGGAGTCGTGAAATTCCCTTAACAATTGTTCCTTCAGGGTTTCTGCATCCGGAACTACCAGTTTCCCTCGATACCATAgtaggtcttcttcccagtcgtAGTCCCTATAAGCCTTCCAAATGGAGGGTGGCGcattgtccgcatcttctgtcaaGAACTGTATAATTGGTTCAAGGGAAGGGTCATCCCTAAGCTTGGTGCGGATTTCCGTGACGATTTCAAGTTCCTCCTCCAACGTGTTTGCAAATACTTCCGCCGgtaacatgacttctggttctgcaGGTGTATCTACGTAATCGGATCTTCTAGATAacgcgtctggtttccccgattgcttccctgggcgataatggatttcaaaattgaagtcgctcaggaaaATGCGCCATCGTGCATGCCTTCTGTTgaatgtccgtgcctgcatccaatattccagattCCGGTGATCCGTGAACACTTGTAccggtttgtccgttgcctccaagaatatcctccattctTCTAGTGCCTTAATGATAGCCAGGAGCTCTTTATCGTGAGTGTCGTAATTCGCTTCCGCTCCTGAaaatgacttggacatataggcaatgggATGTAGACAATTATCTGGGCCCCGCTGACTAAGAATGGCTCccattgctacccctgaGGCGTCAGTCTCCAGGTAATAGGGGAgttctgggttggaatggatgagtaCCGGCGACTTGGTAACTAGGGCCTTCAACTCCTGAAATGATGCTTCCTCTAGGTTGCCCCACgtccagggggtttcctttttggtaaggttgtgcagagggcgtgctaccaaactgaagttggggatgaaccgccggaggtagttaacaaagcctaagaaggcctggacctgtttaacCGTTCTAGGTTGAGGCCATGATGTAACTGCCTCtaccttcttctgatccatggagaagcctgaTGGTGatataacaatgccaagataATCGACTGTGGTAACGTGGAAATGACACTTAGACAATTTGCAGAAGagctggttcttcatgaGTCTTGACAaaacttccctgacatggctAGGGTGTTCTTCTGGAttctctgagaagatcaggatgttgtCCAGGTAGATGACTACTGTTACATCAATGAGGTCTCTGAATAGGTTGTTCATACaatgctggaaggcggccggggcgttggtgagaccaaagggcattacTAGGTATTTGAATAACCCGtatttggtgcggaaggccgtcttccactcgtcaccttccttgatccgcACATTATTGTATCCCCATCGTAGGTCCAACTTTGTGAAAATCTTGGCATGTCTGAGCTTAGCCATGAGATCGTCTTGTCTTGGCAATGGGTAAacatttttgtgggtgaCCTCGTTCAATTTCCTATAGTCCACCACCAGTCTGAGagagccatctgcctttttaacaaacatgaccggggcgcctgcggAGGAGGTACTGGGACGAATCTTCCCTGTGGCTAATTCCTCCTCAATATGTTGTTTAAGGGCTTTAGATtccgcatcagtcatgccgtaGATTGGTCCTGGCgtgagtttggcatctggagtAAGGTCTATTGaaatgtcatactccctatgtggagggaggaccttaaactcttcttcgccaaatacCCTAGCGAATTTGTGATACTGAGGTGGGAGATCTGTTAAAGGGTTGGgatctgcttcctcctcggaTGCAATTTTTGCTTGATCAGGGAATGTAACCGTGCCTAGATTCCAGTCGATGaggggtgactcctgagAGAGCCATGCCATGCCCAGTATGGCGGGTGTGTTCCCAATGGGGCAGactaggaaaggaatggagtggggatggccattggccgaaaccgtgagatgaacctggtgccaaatgcgaccagtctgggaaatagtaccgtctagcattctcacaacttggggattttcgagttgggtttttgggattttatatttttccacaatcaaaggggaaatgaagttcgatgtggctcctgagtcaataAGAGTTCTGAtgggttctgccgggaatTTCTGGACGTATAGATCGATGAATAATAAAGGTTTTTTATTGGAATCCagagcaagagatacaaattcacaACTATCTAAAATGTCCATTTTTGGagttgggggcttggcagcagtcctcgacttcagtcttttcccaactcggCATCTTCGGCAACCTTAGCCacttccttgattgtggctttccacccattggggcactgcttgatgCCATGTCctttttggccgcacttgacacaaaggccagacgcgcggcggcggtccctttcttccggggtAACGTAATTTGGGTCTTCAGAAAGACGGACCCgttgggtggtggtagtAGTGGAAGTGGTcgcggtgaccggggacttggTGGGGGCCTTTTTGGGCcggttctcctcgttttcccgacgaatgttgtcaattttgatggagGCGGCAAAGATAGCCTCCAACTCGTCGGGAATACTGTCTTTGGtagacaggagttccttgaccttccattgaaggccgcgcgtgaaTTGGGCGATGTATGCCTCTtcattccagtcaagttccgccataagGTTGCGGAATTCGGTGACATACTCAGCCGTGGTGGTAGTCTGAGTTAGCGCGGCTATCTTCCTTGCGGCTGCCCttttggcatcagggtccgcaaaggcttccttgaaCTTGGTTGTCATGGCCGGGATGGTTGTGGGGGCATTGGTTTCACCCTTGATGATATTCCCAATGATAGGGAGTGCCCAATCAGCGGCTTTATCCtccatgtggtagaggatccagaCAATCAATTGCTCGTCTTCCtcaaattggtccctgtgAAGGGCCCCCCATAACAGCATGCGGTCTAACCATTGGACCGCCTTTCGTCCTTGGATATCTCCTTTGAATGGGTCCGgtagctccattttgggacgTTTGGTGTCCGAGCCCGAGctgaagggggtgagggtcCTTAGATCCCTAAGCGCTCCGCAAggttcttccttgatcctcCTTGGttgttcttcctcggagTCGTACCCAGTGGTGCCTCTGGTGGGGCGGAAGGGGTCcctgagcccaggcctagcCGTTCTTGGAGTGTCGGCTTGTCCTTCTGTATGAGaaggaggggtgataggcccagtcgatgggccaggctgtgcttgggtttgggtggttcccccttggtccttgtctccGAGAAGGTCCGCGGTCtctttgcatatggctttgagcttgctgagctgttggccttgggagcggatttggtcctgtaagGACCCAAcagtggctgtgagggctgtgacagccttgaggagagcgctaatggtcggctctggttccatttcTGACAAGTCTTGCGCAacgggagatgggctgcgagtgggtggttgggaatgggatggaactgAGCGACGGCTGGTACGactggagggacgggagtaagggtgtgaggcgccagagcgtgtggatggaattatgaaacggcgtggggggatggggtgcctgatacaggacttatgagcggtttttgcgcaagatgttgttcgctaactccttgcgtcaagcacctagcgttgaacaatccctacagcaaatcagcagatctggcaatcgtgatatgtgcgggttttttgcaagcgggtgtttcggctgtctaggagcgctacttgcagagttccggcgaaactcgtggtatgcgggcgatcagagcctgtcagccttatagcaatttggtactacgtgggaccgacgctagtttgattattaatagcgaaaggcgagtccgttcacgtgatttcccttgtgctagtactggaggtcctctcgttgtcgatcaaagcctacagcaagtcgattttacaatgtcgtacgccaactgtaaggttgggtacacgctagtgggcgggcgcttgaggccgtactactacacttgcttatgtaatctaactactaaaggctatactaacagcgcttaaggcgctctactactatctactgtcgacgagggggcctgaggcctgggaggtgtgatgagttaatcaaggggtgagtgcttcTGCTTctactgagggccggctacttagctggctgactaccttctctagtgagtaagagacgaggtaaaatcgacttggggtctccaagcgatttccctgctgtatatatagacaaaactgctaactacatgtggtctgtgcgtgtgtgaatagaagcctacatgtgaaaagagaagcgtgctgcgggctgcgcagaagcatggatttctcctaagcgcccttggcacggcatctcggcgcggcatctcggcataataagcgccgagatcacgtgatcgaaaaatgTAAGATATaaggttcggaaaaaatactaaaaataagagaaaaatcgtgcgaatccaatggtatagataaggaggttataacacctTCTTTTCTATGGTAGAAGGGAGTATTGACATGTTGTTACCAGGGCTACAGTCAACCTGCCACCTGGTGTTCAGGAGTGGGTTActtccaatatattggaaaGAGATCCTGAATCTGATTGTGGTAAGATCCTTGTTTTGTGGGGTCCTTCAGAGACAGGGAAGTCAGCCcttgcttgttcttggggccACCACATTAGGTTCAGGCAGAATCTTAACTCTGATGAGTTTAGTGACCATCCTATGGTTCAGTATGCAGTGCTGGATGATATGGATTGGTCCAAGGTCCCTTTGAAGATGTGGGTGCAGGAAGACTTCAATTTCTGCACTAGTTACAGATCAGAGCgccattgccaatgggggcGCTCTACTGTTATTTGTTCCAATTCTAAGCCTTCtgtatttgctgattgtagttatgccacagttgatggcaagaattgGATAGACACCAATTGCACCTTTGTGTATATTGGTGATAAGTTGTATTAGATAGTTCCCTTCCTGTCTTGCTTTTTTCTTGCTTTGTATGTTTTGGACCCTGTCTCAATAAAAGcgtcttttcttttcctccaTTTGGCATTTAGAGATAAAATGATTCTTGAGAGATCAGATAAGACAGATGGTTACTAAGAAGGAGCAAacattggaagaaaaggaagaagagaaggatgTAAGGTTATTGGATGGGATGTTACATATTTCATCACATTCCATCAGCATAATCCAAGGGATTCCATTTGTTCATGGCCTTGTTACTTTCAAGGTCAGACTCATGTCCTCCTTCATCACTTAATTCATGGATTGCTAAGTTGGATATACTTCTGCTCAGATCATTCTGAGCTGCTTGCATGGCCcattgtttgagccagtCATGTAGATCCTCTATGCTCATTTTGCGTTCTAGGATCATGTAATAGACatcctcaggagtgaggttgtccacatagccacctaagCCTGATGGCAGTTTGTTTTTCCAGTTTTCAATTTCCGTagccagccattcccttactgttgagattggtatccaccattcaggatcaatttcctcaatgtctagatgccactgttgtagacacacttgataccagggaattta is a genomic window containing:
- a CDS encoding Retrotransposable element Tf2 protein, which translates into the protein MTAEAPLIDWQQGLVTFPEQVQIASEEEADSDPLADLPPQYHEFAKVFGKEEFKVLPPHREYDISIDLVPDAKLTPGPIYGMTDAESKALKQHIDKELATGKICPSTSSAGAPVMFVKKADGSLRLVVDYRKLNDVLHKNVYPLPRQDNLMAKLRHAKMFTKLDLRWGYNNVRIKEGDEWKTAFRTKYGLFEYLVMPFGLTNAPAAFQHFMNNLFRDLIDVTVVIYLDDILIFLEKLEDHPNHVREVLSRLMKNQLFCKLSKCHFHVTTVDYLGIVISPTGFSMDQKKIKAVTSWPQPKTVKQAQAFLGFVNYLRHFIPNFSTVARPLHNLTKKETPWSWGETEEDAFQELKALVTKSPVLIHSNPELPYYLETDASGVAMGAILSQRGEDNRLHPIAYMSKSFSGAEANYDTHNKELLAIIKALEEWRIFLEATNKPAWTFNRRHARWRIFLSNFNFKIHYCPGKQSGKPDALSRRLDYVDLPTEPEVMLPAEVFANTLEEEVEIVTEIRSRIREDPSLEPIIQFLTENAEDAPPSIQKAYRDYDWEEDLLWYRGKLVVPDSEPLKEQLLKEFHDSPLAGHPGQQRTLELLSRNYWWPGMKSSAKEWVECCPTCQANRQAHAPAIALKPLEVPPFPFHTISYNFITGFPKSDGYNAILVVIDSFSKFGHFIPTTKKVTAKGLADLFITHVWKLHGLPVKTVSDRGTTFTGKFLRALYQRLGIKPAFSSAYHPESDGQTERVNQFIEFYLRSYVAADHSDWATWLPLAEYAYNNARHLATGKTPFELVYGRNPVMSPSNVPANVPEADHVANTLAQEWKEAESALRLTKERMAGNKGITPEYAIGKKVWLDGKNVELRTNSNKLDPKRLGPFEVLEKISSHAYRLKLPETVKIHDVFYVGLLSKVHESPSQPFPEHPPPETIKGEEEYEVEQIIDSKRQRGKWFYLIKWKGYGPEDNSWEPEELLEHSQEEIQRFNKSRLKKACDSAKSL
- a CDS encoding Retrotransposable element Tf2 protein, producing the protein MDILDSCEFVSLALDSNKKPLLFIDLYVQKFPAEPIRTLIDSGATSNFISPLIVEKYKIPKTQLENPQVVRMLDGTISQTGRIWHQVHLTVSANGHPHSIPFLVCPIGNTPAILGMAWLSQESPLIDWNLGTVTFPDQAKIASEEEADPNPLTDLPPQYHKFARVFGEEEFKVLPPHREYDISIDLTPDAKLTPGPIYGMTDAESKALKQHIEEELATGKIRPSTSSAGAPVMFVKKADGSLRLVVDYRKLNEVTHKNVYPLPRQDDLMAKLRHAKIFTKLDLRWGYNNVRIKEGDEWKTAFRTKYGLFKYLVMPFGLTNAPAAFQHCMNNLFRDLIDVTVVIYLDNILIFSENPEEHPSHVREVLSRLMKNQLFCKLSKCHFHVTTVDYLGIVISPSGFSMDQKKVEAVTSWPQPRTVKQVQAFLGFVNYLRRFIPNFSLVARPLHNLTKKETPWTWGNLEEASFQELKALVTKSPVLIHSNPELPYYLETDASGVAMGAILSQRGPDNCLHPIAYMSKSFSGAEANYDTHDKELLAIIKALEEWRIFLEATDKPVQVFTDHRNLEYWMQARTFNRRHARWRIFLSDFNFEIHYRPGKQSGKPDALSRRSDYVDTPAEPEVMLPAEVFANTLEEELEIVTEIRTKLRDDPSLEPIIQFLTEDADNAPPSIWKAYRDYDWEEDLLWYRGKLVVPDAETLKEQLLREFHDSPLAGHPGQQRTLELLSRNYWWPGMKSSAKEWVECCPTCQANQVPPYPFHTISYDFVTGFPKSNGHDAILVVIDSFSKFGHFIPTSKKVTAKGLADLFISHVWKLHGLPVKTVSDQGTTFTGKFLRALYQRLGVKPAFSSAYHPESDGQTERVNQFIEFYLRSYVAANHSDWSTWLPLAEYAYNNAKHAATGKTPFELVYGRNPVMNPSNVPANVPKADAVADTLAWEWKEAEAALRMSKERMTRNLGTVPEYAIGERVWLDGRNVELRTNSNKLDPKRLGPFKVIEKISSHAYRLELPETLKIHNVFYVGLLSKSHKSPSQPFPERPPPETIEGEEEYEVEQIIDSKRQRGKWFYLIKWKGYSPEDNSWEPEELLEHSQEEIKRFNQARLRKACDSAKSL
- a CDS encoding Retrotransposon-derived protein PEG10 → MEPEPTISALLKAVTALTATVGSLQDQIRSQGQQLSKLKAICKETADLLGDKDQGGTTQTQAQPGPSTGPITPPSHTEGQADTPRTARPGLRDPFRPTRGTTGYDSEEEQPRRIKEEPCGALRDLRTLTPFSSGSDTKRPKMELPDPFKGDIQGRKAVQWLDRMLLWGALHRDQFEEDEQLIVWILYHMEDKAADWALPIIGNIIKGETNAPTTIPAMTTKFKEAFADPDAKRAAARKIAALTQTTTTAEYVTEFRNLMAELDWNEEAYIAQFTRGLQWKVKELLSTKDSIPDELEAIFAASIKIDNIRRENEENRPKKAPTKSPVTATTSTTTTTQRVRLSEDPNYVTPEERDRRRASGLCVKCGQKGHGIKQCPNGWKATIKEVAKVAEDAELGKD